A window of the Gossypium hirsutum isolate 1008001.06 chromosome A05, Gossypium_hirsutum_v2.1, whole genome shotgun sequence genome harbors these coding sequences:
- the LOC107959492 gene encoding WRKY transcription factor SUSIBA2 — MDNNVIHFTDPQESVTADDDDQGEGRGPSIAERRAATCGFKAEMICTPTFKSPLGPTSPRLPYFTISPGISPTALLDSPIMLPNAQASPTTGTFHNHDGIVVNHIKRDRDRSIVSSLTCKTQNMDSRPSLSSVEDQVSASINLVQNAEVDHQPLVHLDRPSDLKIPSSLSKEATSRSFAADSVADVGILNNIVNDNANLGFHPSELGSGQTSRQKESLNGQDVCTRLLEGDQKGTNTAMGTTRTSEDGYNWRKYGQKQVKGSEYPRSYYKCTHPNCQVKKKVERSLDGQITEIIYKGAHNHSKPQPCRRPSLGSTLSSEEMSESVEGNGTSVKVEGGLIWRNSQAGSKEIKLGSDWRADGLERTSSSIVTDLSDPLSTAQGKSVGMFESAETPEFSSTLASHDDENDDRATQGSISLCGDAANDDESESKRRKTESCMTEMNVASSASREPRVVVQIESDVDILDDGYRWRKYGQKVVKGNPNPRSYYKCTSPGCPVRKHVERASHNLKYVLTTYDGKHNHEVPAARNSSHVNSSGCNLPPTMPNTQAALSLSRNTHPLKPETPIRDFAPPFDRKPEFKSEYVRPGFLGDFSNEMKLGEAALASVYQMKFPSIQKAIPYGSFGLNPNCIASHSSSSIASTVPNFPISLPLNLPTPANLSLAGFDINNVGKSTGPIHSFLPGQQLKENGVRFHGIKQELKDDNLYDPSPPIVDHASASSSSVYQQAIGKFPS; from the exons ATGGACAACAATGTAATCCATTTCACTGACCCTCAAGAATCCGTTACCGCTGATGACGATGATCAAGGCGAAGGACGCGGACCCAGCATTGCGGAGAGGAGGGCGGCGACGTGCGGCTTCAAGGCGGAGATGATATGTACGCCCACGTTCAAGAGCCCATTGGGTCCCACATCTCCTCGTTTGCCTTACTTCACTATTTCTCCTGGGATCAGCCCTACTGCTTTGTTGGATTCTCCTATAATGCTGCCAAATGCTCAG GCATCTCCCACGACTGGAACATTTCACAATCATGATGGTATAGTGGTGAATCATATCAAGAGGGATAGAGACAGAAGTATAGTTTCTTCTTTGACATGCAAGACACAGAATATGGATTCTCGGCCAAGCTTGTCTAGTGTAGAAGATCAG GTTTCTGCCTCTATCAATCTCGTTCAAAATGCTGAGGTTGATCATCAACCTCTTGTCCATTTGGATAGACCTTCAGATTTGAAAATTCCCTCATCTTTGTCAAAAGAAGCTACCTCAAGAAGTTTTGCAGCAGATTCAGTTGCTGATGTCGGAATTTTAAATAACATTGTAAATGATAATGCTAATTTGGGATTCCATCCTTCTGAGTTGGGTAGTGGTCAAACATCGAGGCAGAAAGAATCTCTTAATGGACAAGATGTCTGCACACGTCTTTTGGAAGGTGATCAGAAGGGTACAAACACTGCTATGGGAACAACAAGAACATCAGAAGATGGATACAATTGGAGGAAGTATGGACAGAAACAGGTAAAAGGTAGTGAATATCCGCGAAGCTATTATAAATGTACCCATCCAAACTGTCAGGTGAAGAAGAAGGTAGAGCGTTCGCTTGATGGCCAAATTACTGAAATCATCTACAAGGGTGCCCATAATCACTCAAAGCCTCAGCCTTGTCGTCGGCCATCACTTGGGTCCACTTTATCATCTGAGGAAATGTCAGAGAGTGTGGAAGGAAATGGAACTTCTGTCAAAGTTGAAGGTGGTTTAATTTGGAGAAATTCTCAAGCTGGTTCAAAGGAAATTAAGCTTGGATCTGATTGGAGAGCTGATGGTCTGGAAAGAACATCATCATCTATTGTAACTGATCTTTCTGATCCACTATCAACTGCCCAAGGGAAATCTGTTGGTATGTTTGAGTCAGCTGAAACTCCAGAGTTTTCATCAACACTTGCTAGTCATGATGATGAGAATGATGATAGGGCTACACAGGGAAGTATATCACTCTGTGGTGATGCAGCTAATGATGATGAGTCCGAATCAAAAAGAAG GAAGACAGAGAGCTGCATGACTGAGATGAATGTGGCATCTAGTGCTTCCCGTGAACCAAGAGTAGTTGTACAAATAGAAAGTGATGTGGACATACTCGATGATGGCTATCGTTGGAGGAAGTATGGACAGAAGGTTGTCAAAggaaaccctaaccctag GAGCTACTATAAGTGCACAAGTCCTGGATGTCCTGTGAGAAAGCATGTGGAAAGAGCTTCCCATAATCTTAAATATGTGCTCACAACATACGATGGAAAGCACAACCATGAAGTTCCAGCAGCCAGAAACAGCAGTCATGTTAACTCTAGCGGTTGTAATTTGCCCCCTACTATGCCCAACACTCAAGCTGCCCTTTCATTATCTAGAAATACCCATCCTCTAAAGCCTGAAACACCAATCCGGGATTTTGCTCCGCCTTTTGATCGAAAGCCTGAATTTAAAAGTGAATATGTGAGACCTGGTTTTCTGGGGGATTTCAGCAATGAGATGAAGCTTGGGGAGGCTGCTCTGGCTTCTGTTTACCAAATGAAGTTTCCTTCCATACAAAAAGCAATTCCTTATGGGTCTTTTGGACTGAACCCCAACTGCATTGCATCTCATTCATCCAGTTCAATTGCCTCAACCGTTCCGAATTTTCCAATTTCTTTGCCTTTGAATCTCCCAACGCCTGCAAATCTATCATTGGCTGGTTTTGATATAAATAATGTTGGAAAGTCAACAGGTCCGATTCATTCTTTCCTTCCAGGGCAACAGTTAAAAGAGAATGGTGTGAGGTTCCATGGGATTAAACAGGAGCTAAAGGATGATAACCTTTATGATCCTTCCCCTCCTATTGTTGACCATGCAAGTGCATCGTCATCATCAGTCTATCAGCAGGCCATTGGAAAATTTCCATCCTAG